GAGGTACGAACACACCGCTGTGGCACGATGGTTGAAGGGACAGCGCCCGCGCGGCCAGGTGCCCGACCTGATCTGCGAGGTGCTCGCCGCCCGGCTGCACAGGCCGGTCAGACTCGACGACATCGGCCTCGGGGTACAGGGCGACACCGCCGGTCCGCTCGGCTCGGCCGGTACCTCGCTGTCCGGGTTCGTCGAGCGGGCGACCGCGCTGTGGCGCTCCGACGAACAGCAGCGCCCGCACATCCTCGGCGCCCCCGCCGTCACCGGCACGCCCGCCGTGATGCCGGTGTGGGAGTGGGAGAACCCGCCCGAGGACGTCGACGTGTCGCGCGGCGGCAGGCACCGGGTCAGCATGGCCGACATCGAGATGCTCCGCTCGGCCCGCGCCCACTACGAGCAGATGTACCGCAAGGCCGGCGGCGTCGCGACCCGCACCCGGATCGTCGGCTTCCTGAACGCCGAGACCGCGCCCCTGCTGCGCGGCAGCTACACCGACGCCACCGGCCGCCAACTCCACCGTGCCACCGGCGGGTTGGTGGCGATCGCCGGGATCTGCGCGTACGACTCCGACGCCCATGGGCTCGCCCAGCGCTACTTCCACCAGGCGCTGCGGCTGGCAAAGGCCAGCGGGGACCAGGGACTCGGGGCGTACGTCATCGGGCTGCTGGTCAACCAGGCGCTGTTCATGCGGGAGTTCCGGCAGGCCGTCGCCTTCGCGGAGGCCGCGCTGCGCGCCGCGGGCAAGCACATCACACCGGCGCTCGCCTCCGACCTCTACGCGATGCAGGCCAAGGCGTACGCACACCTGGGCGACGGCAGCAGTGCGCTGTCCTGCATCCGACGGGCCGAGCAGGCCGCCGAACGCATCCGGCGCGGTTACGAGCCCGACGAAACCGGCTATGTCCAGCCGGGGCTGGTCAACGTGCAGGTGGCGGAGGCGCTGCTGTTCCTCGGTGATCTGGCGGCGGCG
The DNA window shown above is from Streptomyces sp. NBC_01451 and carries:
- a CDS encoding transcriptional regulator, with the translated sequence MQPNTLLDAILDEAGISHAGLAAHVNQAGRARGLALRYEHTAVARWLKGQRPRGQVPDLICEVLAARLHRPVRLDDIGLGVQGDTAGPLGSAGTSLSGFVERATALWRSDEQQRPHILGAPAVTGTPAVMPVWEWENPPEDVDVSRGGRHRVSMADIEMLRSARAHYEQMYRKAGGVATRTRIVGFLNAETAPLLRGSYTDATGRQLHRATGGLVAIAGICAYDSDAHGLAQRYFHQALRLAKASGDQGLGAYVIGLLVNQALFMREFRQAVAFAEAALRAAGKHITPALASDLYAMQAKAYAHLGDGSSALSCIRRAEQAAERIRRGYEPDETGYVQPGLVNVQVAEALLFLGDLAAAGEHATAAVDTPAHDRGRVHRLAMLSQIELRRGNADKAVATAVQMAEQARGMESQRLRDRLRAVREHLVRNGCAGTAEAAELIDGALRVPL